A genomic segment from Flammeovirga pectinis encodes:
- a CDS encoding alpha/beta fold hydrolase, translated as MRYFVNSLILFLFSIQVINAQNPKDFVSVFVKQLNIEKYAGGEFVFSADVKADTMTSKSSSHLWVRIDDRKDNTVFFNNMYKKPIQSNVWKNYSIKGKIDKKSKEILFGGISLNKGKYYFDNFDLKIKMKGGKWETITLPNARLEDTTYHNYWGTFNLPKDCKFEIHKEKDNNCLIIDASQLSIYGYNKKNGKFADVNGVKLYYETYGEGEPLLLIHGNSQSIKGYAAQIPVLAKNYKVIAVDTRGHGQSTEDGVPLSYNLFADDMIALIEHLNLKKVNVLGWSDGGNTGLIMAMKAPQKIDKLAVMGACLFNDETSIKPKINKQLKKLIKQLEKQTNEITFQKRMMYLLRDEPNINPNDLQKITCPTLIMAGENDYFFESHTRLIAEEITNGQLIIFKDGDHMEPSNNPERFNKTVMSFFLDEKNTNNKKVN; from the coding sequence ATGAGATATTTTGTTAACTCTTTAATTTTGTTCCTTTTTTCTATTCAAGTAATAAATGCTCAAAATCCAAAAGATTTTGTTTCAGTCTTTGTTAAACAACTTAATATTGAAAAGTATGCAGGAGGAGAATTTGTTTTTTCTGCAGATGTAAAAGCAGATACTATGACCTCTAAATCTTCTTCTCATTTATGGGTAAGAATCGATGACAGAAAGGATAATACAGTTTTTTTTAACAATATGTATAAAAAACCTATACAATCTAATGTATGGAAAAACTATTCTATTAAAGGTAAAATTGATAAAAAATCAAAGGAAATACTTTTTGGAGGCATAAGCCTAAATAAAGGAAAATATTATTTCGATAATTTTGACCTGAAAATTAAAATGAAAGGAGGTAAATGGGAAACAATAACATTACCAAATGCAAGATTAGAAGATACTACATATCATAATTATTGGGGTACTTTTAATTTACCTAAAGACTGTAAATTTGAAATTCATAAAGAGAAAGACAATAATTGTCTTATAATAGATGCAAGTCAATTATCAATCTATGGCTACAACAAAAAAAATGGAAAGTTTGCAGATGTAAATGGAGTAAAACTATATTATGAAACATATGGTGAGGGAGAACCTCTTCTCCTAATTCATGGTAATTCTCAATCCATTAAAGGTTATGCAGCACAAATTCCTGTACTCGCTAAGAATTATAAAGTCATAGCAGTAGATACAAGAGGACATGGACAATCTACTGAAGATGGAGTTCCCCTTTCATATAATCTTTTTGCTGATGATATGATCGCTTTAATAGAACATTTAAATCTGAAAAAAGTGAATGTTTTAGGATGGAGTGATGGAGGAAATACTGGACTTATTATGGCAATGAAAGCACCACAGAAAATAGATAAACTTGCTGTTATGGGTGCTTGTTTATTTAATGATGAAACATCTATTAAACCTAAAATTAATAAGCAACTTAAAAAATTGATCAAGCAATTAGAAAAACAAACGAATGAAATCACTTTCCAAAAAAGGATGATGTATTTATTGAGAGATGAACCAAATATTAATCCCAATGACTTACAGAAAATCACTTGCCCTACTTTAATAATGGCAGGGGAGAATGATTACTTTTTCGAAAGTCATACTAGATTAATTGCCGAAGAAATTACAAATGGTCAACTAATAATTTTTAAAGATGGAGATCATATGGAGCCTTCTAATAATCCAGAACGATTTAATAAAACAGTAATGTCTTTTTTCTTAGATGAGAAAAATACTAACAATAAAAAGGTAAACTAA
- a CDS encoding CHAT domain-containing protein gives MNLIYPFLIVFLCAINCIAYPILDEGKPLQNTSYNDSILMLQHTGHLKEAIALSEVWITSTREQHGENSINMILPLILSARYDIGRKEFPLALDRLNEALKIMDNTTGWLYPDYARALNYKVICMSQLGDDFGCIPLLNEIEMIYQKTLGKEHIDYGLTYISQALVEQSLGKFELSEEYFQKGLEFNKVCVQKYNRPFLKQEWIEILLSQLYIDWFKEDKALSILQKVQVNLEKENLQESPLYAHLLFTIGNAEILKENYINAYFYFDNYQKYVIVHLGKQHPSYVVALYKIAQLSKLQSQFATEERLLLYLEGKLVNTENYDLYVRTLLDLATVYLHQGRTEKAEEYLAKTKGVPFSDNELRHYTLRTEGNICLNYGDYINAELKLTELISIIRQERIHYSHHYNQGVISTVDLDLILGRKTEALKAVQTEVNFLKKRKMDSTIDYYKILLSKYKVQLYINDTTDLYENVEALKKSLSDKGLPIHYLLVKANFIQGKLLVKRKQYDLAMTKFNETQMISEKLGIQHDEFYNLRIIEAQANIYLSEKKYTEAYTAYMKLKGSFKESSIYQPGLSARIAYLQAMQGDINEAEKTIIEATNKRFQQYDENLKFSSEDEKIKYIHNTKSVFDYFFTMVLANKDNLSDRMIKQCYNIQLNYRKYFLTEAQERKNKIDALVDIRKKHNLSTYVDELYHMKSQLAAINYMSDEERDELYFDLFTSNDKINNLEKSLVYASNALDDKLDITPSFNWENIEDKLNEKDVVIEIIKLLSIDENYDDEYIALMIKKGDESPSIIALGNSDHLEFDGWFKYQHETSPSSRSLVYSSKKSSSGAYNYFWKPIQNHIDSLGIEVDNFYVSNDGVYNVINLNILKNPSTDKFLIEEANIHLLTSTAELLDQDEDKFINKDILLVGNPSFQEEAQISESDGKEIQQQQKSRGTNGYYFDLDNLPGTQKEITNAEKVFNAKGWNVTSYTKDQALEAKFKEINNSPSIIHIATHGFFIDQMNNPVSSNNLLKSGLFFTEIAQREDRKLEDVYFSGNDGILTAYEVKSLNLTNTQLLILSACQSGLSEIADGDGISGLQYAFSIAGVKSIIMSLWSVDDHATQLLMNTFYEEWVKTNDKQLAFKNAQLIVMKEYPKPYYWGAFVLVN, from the coding sequence ATGAATTTAATTTATCCATTTTTAATTGTATTCCTTTGTGCAATAAATTGTATTGCGTATCCTATTCTAGACGAAGGAAAACCTCTTCAGAATACATCTTATAATGATAGTATCTTAATGCTCCAACATACAGGGCATTTAAAAGAAGCTATTGCCTTATCTGAAGTGTGGATTACTTCTACTAGAGAACAACATGGTGAAAACTCTATCAATATGATCTTGCCTTTAATATTAAGTGCTCGATATGATATTGGTAGAAAGGAATTTCCTTTGGCTTTAGATAGATTGAATGAAGCTCTAAAAATTATGGATAATACCACTGGTTGGCTTTATCCTGATTATGCTAGAGCTTTAAATTATAAAGTTATCTGTATGAGTCAGCTTGGTGATGACTTTGGGTGCATTCCTTTACTTAATGAAATCGAAATGATTTATCAGAAAACATTAGGTAAAGAGCATATTGATTATGGATTAACTTATATCAGCCAAGCATTGGTAGAGCAGTCTTTAGGGAAATTTGAATTATCAGAAGAATATTTTCAAAAGGGATTAGAGTTTAATAAAGTATGTGTTCAGAAGTATAATCGCCCATTTTTAAAACAAGAATGGATAGAAATTTTATTATCTCAATTATATATTGATTGGTTCAAAGAAGATAAAGCTTTAAGTATATTACAAAAAGTCCAAGTAAATTTAGAAAAAGAAAATCTTCAAGAAAGCCCTCTTTATGCTCATTTATTATTTACTATAGGAAATGCAGAAATTCTAAAAGAGAATTATATAAACGCTTATTTTTATTTTGATAATTATCAGAAGTATGTTATCGTTCACCTTGGTAAGCAACACCCCTCTTATGTAGTTGCTTTATATAAAATTGCTCAACTCTCTAAATTACAATCTCAATTTGCTACAGAAGAAAGGTTACTTCTTTACCTTGAAGGTAAATTAGTGAACACCGAAAATTATGATCTTTACGTAAGAACTTTATTAGATTTAGCTACTGTTTATTTACATCAAGGTAGAACAGAAAAAGCTGAAGAATATCTTGCTAAAACAAAGGGAGTTCCGTTTAGTGATAACGAGTTAAGACATTATACACTACGAACTGAAGGTAATATTTGCTTAAATTATGGCGACTATATCAATGCAGAATTAAAGCTTACTGAACTAATTTCTATCATTAGACAGGAACGAATTCATTACTCACATCATTATAATCAAGGGGTAATATCTACAGTAGACCTAGATTTAATTCTAGGGCGTAAAACTGAGGCTTTAAAAGCTGTTCAGACTGAAGTCAATTTTCTTAAAAAGAGAAAAATGGATTCAACTATTGATTACTACAAAATTCTACTAAGCAAATATAAAGTTCAGTTGTATATAAATGATACTACTGATTTATATGAAAATGTTGAAGCCTTAAAAAAATCACTTTCCGATAAAGGATTACCTATTCATTACCTACTTGTTAAAGCAAACTTTATTCAAGGTAAGTTACTTGTAAAAAGGAAACAGTATGATTTGGCAATGACAAAGTTTAATGAAACTCAAATGATATCTGAAAAGTTAGGTATTCAGCATGATGAGTTTTATAACTTAAGAATTATAGAAGCACAGGCAAACATTTACCTATCAGAAAAAAAATATACCGAAGCGTATACTGCTTATATGAAGCTTAAAGGCAGTTTTAAGGAAAGTTCGATCTACCAACCGGGTTTATCTGCAAGAATTGCCTATTTACAAGCCATGCAAGGTGATATTAACGAAGCAGAAAAAACTATTATTGAAGCAACGAATAAGCGATTTCAGCAATATGATGAAAACTTAAAATTCTCTAGTGAAGATGAAAAAATAAAATACATTCATAATACAAAGTCAGTTTTTGATTATTTCTTTACAATGGTCTTAGCCAATAAGGATAACCTATCTGATAGAATGATAAAGCAATGTTATAACATTCAACTTAATTACAGAAAGTATTTTTTAACTGAGGCACAAGAAAGAAAAAATAAAATTGATGCACTTGTAGATATCCGTAAAAAACATAACCTGTCTACTTATGTAGATGAGTTGTACCATATGAAATCTCAATTAGCAGCAATTAATTATATGTCTGATGAAGAAAGAGATGAGTTGTATTTTGACCTTTTTACATCGAATGATAAAATCAATAATTTAGAGAAGTCATTAGTTTATGCAAGTAACGCTTTAGATGACAAATTGGATATTACTCCTTCTTTTAATTGGGAAAATATTGAAGATAAACTTAATGAAAAAGATGTTGTAATAGAGATTATTAAATTACTTTCTATTGATGAAAACTATGACGACGAATACATTGCATTAATGATTAAAAAAGGCGACGAAAGTCCATCAATTATTGCTTTAGGAAACAGCGATCATCTTGAGTTTGACGGGTGGTTTAAATACCAACACGAAACTAGTCCTTCTAGTAGATCTCTTGTGTATTCTTCTAAAAAAAGTAGTTCAGGGGCATATAATTATTTCTGGAAGCCTATTCAAAATCATATAGATTCTCTAGGTATAGAAGTAGATAACTTTTATGTTAGTAATGATGGTGTATACAACGTAATTAACCTGAATATTCTAAAAAACCCATCTACTGATAAATTTTTAATTGAAGAAGCCAATATACATTTACTTACAAGTACTGCAGAATTACTTGACCAAGATGAAGACAAATTTATAAATAAAGATATTCTATTAGTAGGAAACCCCTCTTTCCAAGAAGAAGCTCAAATTTCTGAAAGTGATGGTAAAGAAATTCAACAACAACAGAAATCTAGGGGTACAAATGGGTACTACTTTGATTTAGATAACCTACCCGGTACTCAAAAAGAAATTACTAATGCAGAGAAAGTATTTAATGCAAAAGGATGGAATGTAACATCATATACAAAAGACCAAGCTTTAGAAGCTAAGTTTAAAGAGATAAACAATTCTCCATCTATAATACATATAGCTACGCATGGTTTTTTTATTGACCAAATGAATAACCCTGTATCTTCTAATAATTTATTAAAATCTGGTTTGTTCTTTACTGAAATTGCACAGCGTGAAGATAGAAAATTAGAAGATGTTTATTTCTCTGGAAATGATGGAATTTTAACAGCTTACGAAGTTAAAAGTCTTAACCTTACTAACACCCAACTTTTGATTTTATCTGCTTGTCAGTCTGGATTATCTGAAATTGCCGATGGTGATGGTATTTCTGGATTACAATATGCATTTAGTATTGCAGGCGTAAAATCTATTATTATGAGTTTATGGAGTGTAGACGATCACGCTACTCAATTACTTATGAATACATTTTATGAGGAGTGGGTTAAAACAAACGACAAGCAGTTAGCATTTAAAAATGCACAACTTATTGTTATGAAAGAATACCCTAAACCTTATTATTGGGGAGCTTTTGTTCTAGTAAACTAA